tagctagagaaagagagaaatggaccAAGCTAACAAAACTTCCAAGAACAAATGTAGGTGGAAAAGAAATCAGACAAGAGTGTTCCCCAAAGCTGAAGTTTAAATTGGGGGGTGACACATTCCGTGGACTAAAGGTATCTCACTTTTGACATGGGAAAGAGCTTTATGGCcctatgtggagcttgaacccatgatcctgggttcatgacctgagccgaaatcaagagtcagatgcttaaccaactcagccacccaggtgccgctacatattttttactttttaaaaaaatattctgaagtttTGTTACCCATGAATTATAttaccatggggcgcctgggtggcgcagtcggttaagcgtctgacttcagccaggtcacgatctcgcggtccgtgagttcgagccccgcgtcaggctctgggctgatggctcagagcctggcgcctgtttccgattctgtgtctccctctctctctgcccctcccccgttcatgctctgtctctctctgtcccaaaaataaggtaaacgttgaaaaaaaaaattaaaaaaaaaattatattaccaGCTGATCTTCTCTGTATCTTTCCAACTTCAGTATGTGTGCTAAGGAAGCCAGCAGTATTTTGGTGTCTTTTGATTCCTATACACAGGGctttacctcattctttttagaagttatatacagtaaatgttaaaatcattcccacgttaaaaattaaaatggtgccagcttttcagtttttattttttgatattttaatttcactCAAATTTTGTATTATAAATGTTGCTGCTGTGAATATCGTTAggccacttatttatttatatagctgTATCTGCGGAAGCATTCATATATTTTGAACTTTTGGGACAATGGATATGTGCACTTTATGTTTTGATTCATATTGGCAAATTAGTATCTAAGAATGTTACACAGTAAACCCTTCTAAAAGAGTTGTAACAGCTCTTATTTCCTCAGACCCTTCACAGAATTGGCTGTTATCACTCATACCATCAatctttttaagtctttattaaTGGTAAATAATATACCTCATCATTCATGTTTTATATTGAACTTAATTACTTATGAGACTGAAAATCTTctacatatttattaaacattagaGTTTCTTCTCATGTGACTTGATTATTCATATCCATTGCCACTTTTTCCACTCGATTAAAGGGCTTTGCTTTAGTGGCTCTAAGaatactttaaataaatgtattaaatggaattatatatttttcatttgaattagTGCATTTGTCATGGAATTTTTTGCCTcctgtttaattattatttctctgTAATAGTTTGTCCTTTCAGTTTCCAATATGGTAGGGGATGTGGGATGTAGGGCAAGGTGGCTTATACATAATTTTGTGGCAGTGAATAGGGAACTGAAATCTTAGCTCCTGAAACCTAGCTCAGTCTTGTCTATGCATTAGCCTCTGCTGTAACtgaatctatttttaaagaagtgaacTGCACTTAGATTTGAGTACCGAAGATATTTACTGCTGCTGACTGCCGGACTTGCTATTTCTTCCTATCTGGAATTACagtctttccatcttttttccccctctctagTTGGGATAGACTCTACATCACATGTACCTTTAATTGCTCAAGGAAAACTGGTACATTTGAGTTAGAATGCAGAGGTCTTGCTGACAGATGACGGCACATGGGATGGAACAGCCAATACAAGGGTAGCAATAAATGGATGTAATACAGAGATACTTAGGGAACAAACCTGTAACATGATACTTGTTTGGAAGATGAATAAGATGATTGTGTGTGAGAGGATATGATTAAGATAATTTCAAGGCTTCTAGATTGAGAAACTGTGTTATACTATCATTTGCTAAATTGGAAAACATTATAGGAGAAACAGATTTGAACACGCTGAGTTGGATGCGCATGGGATTTCTAACATGGCAGACATTGGGTAACTAATTCCAAAGCAAAGGAGAGAGGAttgtcttcaaaattaaaaaattcagaatcttCAACATAGGAGTCACAAAGTCATGGCATTTGGGGTTATCAGCCAGGTGGAGTTTATTAACCTAGAAAGCAGCAGACATATATAGAGCACTACAGAATGCTAACTACTTAAGAccaggtagaaagaaaaatgagtgaaTATTGAAGTTGGAGAAAAGATTTGTATATCATGTCACAAACAGAAGAGTTTTGGAAGAAAGGCCCAGCTGTTTCAATTAAGTCTCACAAGAATGAGTCATTGTATAGATTAGACAGGGGCATGAATGCTGTGGCATAACTCTACCCGGAGACTGGGCTCCCTCTGCTGGGATGTCTTCTGTGAAGGTTCAGAGCAGGGTTCCATTCTTTCCTTGAGACCAATGTGACAGAGTGAGTTATTGGAGAATACCTTTTCTTGGAAACTTTCCCAACCTGGTAATATCTGAAGGCAGAGTAAACCACTTAAACCTtagattctaggggcgcctgggtggcgcagtcggttaagcgtccgacttcagccaggtcacgatctcccggtccgggagttcgagccccgcgtcgggctctgggctgatggctcagagcctggagcctgtttccgattctgtgtctccctctctctctgcccctcccccgttcatgctctgtctctctctgtcccaaaaataaataaacgttgaaaaacaaaacaaaacaaaacaaaccttagaTTCTAGGGAAGAATATTCTTTGTCACCTCTTTATGTTGGTGAACTTTGCTACAATATTGATGAGAACGAGGGCAGATGCTCCActgcagagaaagagcaaaaaagaaaagagactgcaTGGTCTATTTTGGTGTTGGACATTGGGCCTGCCTTTGTTTAGCCCCTTGGGACCCTACAGTTATTATTCCAGTTCCCTAGGGTGGGAACTTCACATTGAACTTTGTTGCAAATTCCTAACTAGTCATTGTTTCTCTGCCTAATAGTGTTTAGTGTACATATTTTCCTAGAAACCTTCCTGGGTTCCTGTAAGGAGGCAGGACTAAAATTGTATGACTGGAGTTATGTGACTTGTGTCTctgtgaaaaaattattttgatccCACTTCTATTATGACTTAAAATTGTAACTGAAAGTTTGGCAAGTATTTTTAGTGAGGAGAAGAGGCAAAGGATAGCTTATCCCTTTACAGAGATGAAAGTGAGGggataatattgaagaagactcAGAGGTGGATGTCTGTAGATCATCGTAACAATCagttacaaaatttttattttcagtctatGAGATACATCCAGTCCAAGACCATAATGACCACATTCAACTTGAGCAGCTTCAATTCAGGCCCTTTCATCCTACTGGGAATCCCAGGGCTGGAGGAGTTCCATGTCTGGATCGGGATTCCTTTTTTCATTATCTACCTTGTGGCCCTTGCAGGCAACAGCGTCCTTCTCTACCTTATTTCCATGGAACGCAGCCTTCATCAGCCcatgttctttttcctctccatgCTGGCTGCTACAGATCTCATCCTATCTAATACATGTGTACCCAAAACATTCAGCATCTTCTGGCTAGGTCCTCAGGAAATCACCTTTTCTGGATGCCTTACTCAAATGTTCTTTCTCCACTATAGCTTTGCCATGGATTCTGCCATCCTGTTAGCCATGGCATTTGATCGCTATGTTGCTGTTTGCTTCCCCCTAAGATATACCACTATTCTTACCCGTCAGATTATTACTAAAATTGTAATGGCTATTGTTAGCAGGAGCTTTTGCATCATCTTCCCATGTGTGTTCCTATTAAAACGACTACCTTTTTGCCGAACACTCATCATCCCCCACACGTACTGTGAGCACATAGGCATAGCCCAGCTTGCCTGTGCGGACATCTCCATCAACATCTGGTATGGCTTTGCTGTGCCTGTAATGACTGTTACATCAGACCTGATCCTCATTGGCATCTCCTACACTCTCATCCTTCGTGCCATCTTTAATCTTCCATCCCGAGATGCCCGCCAGAAAGCCCTCAACACGTGTGGTTCCCATGTTTGTGTCATCCTTATATTCTACACACCAGCAATGTTCTCTGTCCTCACCCACCGTTTTGGTCACAATATTCCTCACTCCTTCCACATACTGACTGCCAACCTCTACGTGGCCATCCCTCCTGCACTCAATCCAATCATCTATGGGGTGAAGACCAAGCAGATTCGGGAAAAAATCATCCTGCCCTTCTTCCCTAAAGGGAACCATTGACATGAGACTGAGAGCTTGGGAAAGGAAACAGgtaactttgtttattttggaatgcattttatttttttacagctaAAATATCTACAATGGTGatttaaatacatatgaaatCTTAAAAGTCTTCCATGTGTTATAGGAATCAATAAGACAAAGTAAGGAGGTAGATatcaagaaagacaaaaaaacttGAAGAAGATATGTCTTCCTGAGACAATAGATCAGAGGGTAATTTCTGTCTTATTTTGAGATAGATTTCCAAGACTTATGGGATAAGATACTGATCATATATAATGTGGATAGatattattcttaataaaaaggttaaaagagATGACTAAGGGTCTAATAATTTAAGATACCTCTGTTGGATATTTTCCAGATGACAGTTGGCAAAGCTAACAGCAAATGATTACCTTCCTTTAAGAATCACCAAGGAAAATTAGTCATCTACAAACAGGGTTCTCAAACATTAGTGagtatcagaatcacctaggcAATTTGGTAAAAATGCGAAGTCCCAGGCTCTATCCTACTTTAATGGGACTCAGTGTTCTTTAACAGTTCTCTAAGTGATTCTGAGACCTAAGAAATCTTGGATCCTTCCAAATCAGAAAAGTCCTGCTCCTTTGAAAAACCCATAGACTTGATTCTTATAGTAATTTCCTGGCTTGGAAGTAACATAGCTCTCTTTTATACTCCCCATAACTTCTTCTTGCTCAGGTATTATTGATCCACCTTAAAATTCCACAACTCTAAGTCTCAtatcttcaaaaaatattatcaattatCTCTACTTATTACAGTCTTTTAAGGAGTTCACTTCTGGCACAAAGAATTTTTGTGATGATTATTGGTGATCTTAATGAACACAGAGATGACCCATTAATAACTTGGTGTGATAGGTTTATTCTCTAAAGATAGCCACAATACTATATTCCATCTCCCATGCTTTTCTGCAGTGTGAACTTGCAATTCCCACATTATAGTTGGAGTTTAATTCTACTTCTCTTGAATTGGGGCTAAACATAGGGATTCCCTAATCAACGGAATTCAAGGTAAGTGATATTGTGAGGTTTCTGAGGTTAGGCCACAAAAATCTTTGCAGTTTCCACCTGGGTCTCTTGAAATGCTTTATCTAGGTATGCTCCTTCTTCAAGCTGAAACACTGAGCTATGAGTATCCCAAGCAAATGGAGAAGCCATGTCTAAATATTCTGGTACACAGCCCCAGTTGAGATCCCAGCTGAGTCATCAGCAACTACCAGTCATGTTAGTAAGCCATCTTAAACATCCAGTCTAGTTGAGACTTTAGGTATCTGTAGGCTCAACTGACATCTCTCTATAATGTATAAGAGACTCAAGAGAGAACTACTCAACTGATTGAAGCCAAGTC
This genomic stretch from Lynx canadensis isolate LIC74 chromosome D1, mLynCan4.pri.v2, whole genome shotgun sequence harbors:
- the LOC115525354 gene encoding olfactory receptor 52H1-like, which translates into the protein MTTFNLSSFNSGPFILLGIPGLEEFHVWIGIPFFIIYLVALAGNSVLLYLISMERSLHQPMFFFLSMLAATDLILSNTCVPKTFSIFWLGPQEITFSGCLTQMFFLHYSFAMDSAILLAMAFDRYVAVCFPLRYTTILTRQIITKIVMAIVSRSFCIIFPCVFLLKRLPFCRTLIIPHTYCEHIGIAQLACADISINIWYGFAVPVMTVTSDLILIGISYTLILRAIFNLPSRDARQKALNTCGSHVCVILIFYTPAMFSVLTHRFGHNIPHSFHILTANLYVAIPPALNPIIYGVKTKQIREKIILPFFPKGNH